One window of Quercus robur chromosome 5, dhQueRobu3.1, whole genome shotgun sequence genomic DNA carries:
- the LOC126727003 gene encoding plastid-lipid-associated protein, chloroplastic-like, whose amino-acid sequence MAFVSQLSQFSLSVVTPQTQFTPKASVFEPNSVKIGAKRVEKTRIWTGELVRERPSFRVRAGSEEELGPKKEEGPAVAVVKEVKAVAEEVVTAAPREIDRLKKALVTLFNGTDRGLSATSETRAKITELITQLEAKKPIPARTEALTLLNGKWILAYTCFAGLFPLLSKGTLPLVTVEEISQIIDSENVTVENIVLLAGPLATTPIGNGAKFEVRSPKSVQMKFEEGIIGTPQLTDSIVIPENVELLGQKIDLSPFEGLINSVQDTASSVAKTISSQPPLKVSFSKSNPESWLLTTYLDEELRISREDGGGVFVLIKEGSSLLTT is encoded by the exons ATGGCCTTTGTGTCACAGTTAAGCCAATTCAGTCTCTcagtggtcactccacaaaccCAATTCACTCCCAAAGCTTCAGTTTTTGAGCCAAATTCTGTTAAAATCGGAGCGAAACGGGTCGAGAAAACCCGGATTTGGACCGGGGAATTGGTCCGGGAGAGGCCGAGTTTCCGGGTCAGAGCGGGGAGCGAAGAGGAGTTGGGTCCTAAGAAGGAAGAGGGGCCCGCGGTGGCGGTGGTGAAGGAGGTGAAGGCGGTGGCGGAGGAGGTGGTGACGGCGGCGCCAAGAGAGATCGATAGGCTGAAGAAGGCTTTGGTGACCTTGTTTAACGGGACTGACAGGGGGCTAAGTGCGACGAGCGAGACAAGAGCCAAGATTACCGAGCTTATCACGCAGCTGGAGGCGAAAAAACCCATCCCTGCACGCACTGAGGCCTTGACTCTTCTCAATGGAAAATGGATTCTCGC GTACACATGTTTTGCAGGTTTATTCCCATTGTTGTCGAAGGGTACACTGCCCTTAGTGACGGTAgaagaaatatcacaaataattgACTCAGAAAATGTTACGGTCGAGAATATTGTCTTGCTTGCTGGGCCATTGGCTACAACTCCAATTGGTAACGGTGCCAAGTTTGAAGTCCGAAGTCCAAAGAGTGTgcag ATGAAATTTGAAGAAGGTATCATTGGGACTCCCCAATTAACTGACTCCATAGTGATACCCGAAAATGTGGAACTTCTGGGGCAAAAGATTGACCTTTCGCCCTTCGAGGGCTTAATCAACTCTGTTCAAGACACAGCTTCATCTGTTGCAAAGACCATTTCCAGCCAGCCACCATTGAAGGTCTCTTTCTCAAAAAGCAATCCTGAATCATGGTTACTTACCACTTACCTTGATGAAGAACTTCGAATTTCAAGGGAAGATGGTGGCGGTGTGTTTGTTCTCATCAAGGAAGGCAGCTCTCTCTTGACAACCTGA